A stretch of the uncultured Desulfobacter sp. genome encodes the following:
- the fliG gene encoding flagellar motor switch protein FliG has protein sequence MPQEIDPANLNGCQKAAIFLMYMGEEYTTQVFSKMKEQEIGEIAFEMSKVEQITPELLKVVCADFNVKFEGESKMIVEGDSFIKNVVTKTLKDKEAKAILDDLEKKKQAKPFIWSRNVNPGTLSSYIEGEHPQTIAMILAHMPSEISAEILMNLPDELKGDISMRIARLGQISEDVVRDVDKALKYELSGAVGPGGKAGGLEVLVDIINGVDKSTEDAVMEYVEEDDAEMANEIRKLMFVFEDLTNVDDTAMREILKKVEGQQLTYALKTATEDMKSKIFANLSQRAGEMLKDDLDAMGPVRLAEVEEAQQAVVRAAKELEADGTITLGKGKDDVLV, from the coding sequence ATGCCACAAGAAATTGATCCGGCAAACCTGAATGGTTGTCAAAAAGCGGCAATATTTCTCATGTATATGGGAGAAGAATATACAACCCAGGTCTTTTCAAAAATGAAAGAGCAGGAAATAGGAGAAATCGCATTTGAGATGTCCAAGGTTGAGCAGATTACCCCTGAACTGCTCAAGGTTGTGTGCGCTGATTTCAATGTCAAATTTGAAGGGGAGTCCAAGATGATTGTTGAAGGGGACTCCTTTATAAAGAATGTGGTGACCAAGACACTCAAGGACAAAGAAGCCAAAGCCATTCTGGACGATCTGGAAAAAAAGAAACAGGCCAAACCGTTTATATGGAGCCGCAATGTAAATCCAGGCACGTTATCCTCATATATTGAAGGAGAACACCCCCAGACCATCGCCATGATCCTGGCCCATATGCCTTCAGAAATTTCCGCGGAAATTCTGATGAATCTGCCGGATGAACTCAAGGGCGATATCTCCATGAGAATCGCCCGGCTCGGCCAAATTTCCGAAGACGTTGTCAGGGACGTAGATAAAGCGTTGAAATATGAGCTCAGCGGTGCGGTGGGCCCGGGCGGCAAGGCCGGCGGTCTGGAAGTTTTGGTGGATATTATCAATGGTGTGGACAAATCCACCGAAGACGCGGTTATGGAATATGTTGAGGAAGATGATGCGGAAATGGCCAATGAAATACGCAAACTCATGTTTGTATTTGAGGATTTGACCAATGTGGATGATACGGCCATGAGGGAAATCCTCAAGAAGGTTGAAGGCCAGCAGCTCACCTACGCCTTGAAGACCGCCACCGAAGATATGAAGTCCAAGATATTTGCCAACCTGTCCCAGCGGGCCGGTGAAATGCTCAAAGACGATCTGGATGCCATGGGTCCTGTTCGCCTGGCAGAGGTTGAAGAAGCCCAGCAGGCAGTCGTCCGGGCAGCCAAAGAACTTGAGGCCGACGGTACCATAACCTTAGGTAAAGGAAAGGATGATGTCCTTGTCTGA
- the fliF gene encoding flagellar basal-body MS-ring/collar protein FliF, translating to MNPVAEKIITMVKEMSMARKVLLGGLVLVVVAGFITMFVWANQTPYKVAYSGLSQEDAAAVVEMLKSSKTPYRLTGDGTTIMVPEPTVYDVRLTMAKEGIPKGSGVGYEIFDKNEFGTTEFVQKINKKRALQGELARTIAAFEAVKDAKVMIVLPKESVFVEETKQPSASILLELIADLEKEEVAAIAHLVASSVQDLTPKLVTIVDTAGRILFEGKSEEEQARIDAENLADAQYQYKVRFEENLTRRIQTMLERIVGADKAIVRVTSEMDFSKNNMNEEIYDPFERGGEFIRSRKNRAEKIVQLDEEMGIPSSVNPITEENQAANKTRERVNKSDDTVNYEISRRVRETQKPMAELTRLSVAAVIDGKYEFQTDDNGETKRVYMPRSAEEMQQFQSIVTRAMGYNEERNDQVSMECFPFASIDDMQGTQEKLTGWRMVQKEYGRLIANLLLVFVLFLFIIRPIIKTVRDIKVTVEQEALPSPEELAQLEAKDKEVAFIDMDADQQREFFEMMSQEQKEDFIQRMTGAERNAYLANMSDQDKARYYAERDLYRTVNIIKGWLSDLEEEEEE from the coding sequence ATGAATCCAGTAGCTGAAAAAATCATTACCATGGTCAAAGAGATGAGCATGGCCCGAAAAGTTCTCTTAGGCGGACTGGTCCTGGTGGTGGTGGCAGGGTTTATCACCATGTTTGTATGGGCCAATCAAACCCCTTATAAAGTTGCATATTCAGGGTTAAGCCAGGAAGATGCCGCCGCTGTCGTGGAAATGTTAAAATCTTCCAAGACACCCTATCGCCTGACCGGTGACGGGACCACCATTATGGTTCCGGAGCCCACGGTGTATGATGTCCGGTTGACCATGGCCAAGGAAGGCATTCCCAAAGGCAGCGGGGTTGGATACGAAATTTTTGATAAAAACGAGTTCGGCACCACCGAGTTCGTCCAGAAAATCAATAAAAAACGGGCGCTTCAGGGAGAACTGGCACGTACCATTGCGGCATTCGAGGCGGTTAAGGATGCCAAGGTCATGATTGTGCTGCCCAAGGAATCGGTTTTTGTGGAAGAAACCAAACAGCCTTCAGCATCCATTTTGCTGGAGCTGATTGCTGATCTTGAAAAAGAAGAAGTGGCGGCTATCGCACATCTGGTGGCTTCTTCGGTCCAGGATCTGACCCCGAAACTGGTCACCATTGTGGATACTGCCGGCCGGATTCTATTTGAAGGAAAATCCGAAGAAGAACAGGCCCGCATTGATGCGGAAAATCTGGCCGATGCCCAGTATCAATATAAGGTACGGTTTGAAGAGAACCTGACACGCAGAATACAAACCATGCTCGAACGCATCGTGGGTGCGGACAAAGCCATTGTCCGGGTGACCTCGGAAATGGATTTTTCCAAAAACAACATGAATGAAGAAATTTATGATCCGTTTGAGCGGGGCGGAGAGTTCATACGCAGCCGAAAAAACAGAGCGGAAAAGATCGTTCAGCTTGATGAAGAGATGGGTATCCCGTCATCGGTAAACCCCATTACAGAGGAAAACCAAGCCGCGAACAAAACCCGGGAGCGGGTCAACAAAAGCGATGATACGGTCAATTACGAAATCAGCCGGCGGGTCAGGGAAACCCAGAAACCCATGGCGGAACTCACAAGGCTTTCGGTTGCAGCTGTGATTGACGGTAAATATGAATTCCAGACAGATGATAACGGCGAGACCAAACGGGTGTATATGCCCAGGTCCGCCGAAGAGATGCAGCAGTTCCAAAGTATTGTAACCAGGGCCATGGGGTACAACGAAGAGCGCAACGATCAGGTTTCCATGGAGTGCTTTCCCTTTGCTTCCATTGACGACATGCAGGGCACCCAGGAAAAACTTACAGGTTGGCGTATGGTCCAAAAGGAATACGGACGCCTCATTGCCAATCTACTGCTTGTTTTTGTATTGTTCCTGTTTATCATTCGGCCGATCATCAAAACGGTTCGCGACATCAAGGTTACTGTGGAACAAGAGGCATTACCCTCACCCGAGGAACTTGCCCAGCTTGAGGCAAAGGATAAGGAAGTCGCCTTTATTGATATGGACGCCGATCAGCAGCGCGAATTTTTTGAAATGATGAGCCAAGAGCAGAAAGAAGATTTCATCCAGAGAATGACCGGCGCTGAGCGAAACGCGTACCTGGCAAATATGAGTGACCAGGACAAGGCCAGGTATTATGCGGAAAGAGACCTGTATAGGACCGTGAATATCATCAAAGGATGGCTTAGTGACCTAGAGGAAGAAGAGGAGGAATAA
- a CDS encoding MBL fold metallo-hydrolase — MVEVGFFGATGEVTGSMHVLDTGVDKILLDCGMFQGRRKESREKNENFPINRSDITTMILSHAHIDHSGRIPLLTKDGFSGRIVTTRPTKDALDYMLLDSGHIQESDALYLNYKALRTFLYQAEQSKTKQQISNKEKSRIKKLLKKGPHELDVDAIAALQKECGLDMVTPLYTQADALESLSFIDGYPFGSQVTIGQGVTVKFYVAGHILGSAFSVITVTPENGGKPLKILFTGDIGRFEKPILKDPTLEFDEEDRDIDLMIIESTYGDREHEPVADLSGSLKDTLIRTVERGGSLLIPSFAFGRTQELIYILHQLYESGTVPKVPVYVDSPLASNITKVFGEHPETYDKETHKIFLEKGINPFYFKNIKFVESVEESMRVTQDETPHIVISASGMCEAGRILHHLRYKIHNPKHTILTVGYMAQHTLGRRIEELGLQENQTADKAPEVKILGKSYPLKAHVEKIGGFSAHADRHELMRVVSESNLRVKDIAVVHGEADQSAAFARRLNENGYNAFVPTPGERFKLP; from the coding sequence ATGGTTGAAGTTGGATTTTTCGGAGCAACAGGAGAGGTGACCGGATCCATGCATGTGCTGGATACAGGCGTTGATAAGATTTTACTGGATTGCGGCATGTTCCAGGGCAGAAGAAAGGAGAGCCGGGAAAAAAATGAAAATTTTCCCATAAACCGGTCTGACATTACGACCATGATTCTTTCCCATGCCCATATTGATCATTCCGGCCGGATTCCGCTGCTGACAAAAGACGGCTTTTCGGGCCGGATTGTCACCACCCGCCCCACCAAAGATGCCCTGGATTACATGCTTCTGGATTCAGGACATATCCAGGAATCTGATGCCCTGTACCTGAATTATAAAGCCCTGCGTACGTTTTTGTACCAGGCGGAACAGTCCAAAACCAAACAGCAGATTTCCAACAAGGAAAAATCCAGGATTAAAAAACTGCTGAAAAAAGGCCCCCATGAGCTGGATGTGGATGCCATTGCCGCACTTCAAAAGGAGTGTGGCCTTGACATGGTGACACCACTGTATACCCAGGCGGATGCACTGGAATCCCTCTCTTTTATTGACGGATACCCATTTGGTTCACAAGTGACCATCGGCCAGGGAGTCACGGTGAAATTCTACGTGGCCGGTCATATCCTAGGCTCCGCCTTTTCGGTGATTACAGTGACACCCGAAAATGGCGGCAAACCCCTTAAAATTCTTTTTACCGGTGATATTGGTCGATTTGAAAAACCAATCCTAAAGGATCCCACCCTGGAATTTGATGAAGAGGATCGGGACATTGATCTGATGATTATCGAGAGTACTTACGGGGACCGAGAGCATGAGCCGGTGGCTGATCTTTCCGGCAGCCTGAAAGATACCCTGATCCGGACAGTTGAACGGGGCGGCTCTCTTTTAATTCCTTCTTTTGCCTTTGGCAGAACCCAGGAGCTGATTTATATTCTTCACCAGTTGTATGAATCCGGTACCGTTCCCAAAGTACCTGTATATGTGGACAGTCCTCTGGCATCAAATATCACAAAGGTCTTTGGAGAACATCCGGAAACCTATGATAAGGAAACCCATAAAATATTTTTGGAAAAAGGTATTAACCCCTTTTATTTTAAAAACATCAAATTTGTTGAGTCGGTGGAGGAATCCATGCGCGTCACCCAGGACGAGACCCCGCATATTGTGATCTCGGCGTCAGGCATGTGTGAGGCGGGCCGGATCCTTCATCACCTGCGTTATAAAATCCATAATCCGAAACATACCATTCTTACTGTGGGGTATATGGCCCAACACACCTTGGGGCGGCGTATTGAAGAGCTTGGGTTGCAGGAAAATCAGACTGCAGACAAGGCGCCTGAAGTTAAAATTTTGGGAAAATCCTATCCCTTGAAAGCCCATGTGGAAAAAATCGGGGGGTTTTCCGCCCATGCAGATCGCCATGAACTGATGCGGGTAGTCTCAGAGTCCAATCTTCGGGTGAAAGATATTGCCGTTGTCCACGGTGAAGCGGATCAGAGCGCAGCATTTGCCCGGCGTCTTAATGAGAACGGATATAATGCTTTTGTCCCCACACCTGGAGAGCGGTTTAAATTGCCTTGA
- a CDS encoding antibiotic biosynthesis monooxygenase family protein, which yields MAIKVFIKRICEDAGKEKELITLVRKIRTIVPLQPGYLSSRYVKKLDPPKDIVAISTWESLEDWQKWYQSEERSEVQSQIDAIPGVKTVYEIYEDAKTE from the coding sequence ATGGCAATTAAAGTTTTCATTAAACGTATCTGTGAAGATGCCGGCAAAGAGAAAGAGTTGATCACGCTTGTACGAAAAATTAGAACTATTGTTCCTCTTCAACCAGGCTATCTTTCAAGCAGATATGTAAAAAAATTAGACCCACCAAAAGACATTGTTGCTATCAGTACCTGGGAATCTTTGGAGGATTGGCAGAAATGGTACCAAAGTGAAGAAAGAAGTGAGGTGCAATCCCAAATTGATGCAATTCCAGGTGTTAAAACAGTATATGAAATCTATGAGGATGCAAAAACAGAATAA
- a CDS encoding sigma-54 dependent transcriptional regulator: MSGQRLFLIVENPKERMTYTDLFEGMGFLVDAVPEGSDALTHLLSQKPAVVVADDGTPGFSALDFLKQAADSDTRVPKTIILTQDPVMDYAVSLIQNGAMDYLIKPVDPRQLELSVKKSLATSIAPSPVEKEKPVKHKAVQIITKDPRMEKLLKLAARVADSSASVLIQGESGTGKELIARFLHEKSTRRHQPFIAINCAALPENLLESELFGHEKGAFTGALAKKAGKFELADKGTLFLDEITEMQFHLQSKLLRVLQEKVVDRVGGTQPVDVDVRVIATTNRDTKAAVANQEFREDLFYRLNTIPLIIPPLRERRRDIQPLSNFFIKKYCRIDTRSVKGLTDQALSVLQTHDFPGNVRELENVIHRAVILADNDMITPADLLMDDGTDIAIADDDTGLESAANEDFSPGSLKDMEQKMIFRTLDQTEGNRTHAAKILGISVRTLRNKLNEYKEPL, translated from the coding sequence GTGTCTGGACAACGATTATTTCTCATAGTTGAAAACCCAAAAGAGCGTATGACCTATACTGACCTGTTCGAAGGGATGGGTTTTCTGGTTGATGCTGTGCCCGAAGGCTCGGATGCACTCACGCACCTGCTTTCCCAAAAACCTGCTGTGGTTGTGGCTGATGATGGTACGCCAGGCTTCTCAGCATTGGATTTTCTAAAACAAGCGGCGGATTCCGACACCAGGGTACCTAAAACCATTATCCTGACCCAAGATCCTGTGATGGATTATGCCGTCAGCCTGATCCAGAACGGTGCCATGGATTATCTGATCAAACCGGTTGATCCAAGACAGCTTGAACTCAGCGTTAAAAAATCTTTGGCCACATCCATTGCCCCCTCGCCTGTAGAAAAGGAAAAACCGGTTAAGCACAAAGCGGTTCAAATTATTACCAAAGATCCCAGAATGGAGAAACTGCTCAAACTTGCCGCCCGGGTAGCGGATTCGTCTGCATCGGTACTCATTCAGGGGGAAAGCGGTACGGGCAAGGAACTGATTGCGAGGTTTTTACACGAAAAAAGTACCCGTCGGCATCAGCCGTTTATCGCTATCAATTGCGCAGCTCTGCCGGAAAACCTTCTGGAAAGCGAATTATTCGGCCACGAAAAAGGTGCCTTTACCGGCGCACTGGCAAAAAAAGCCGGCAAGTTTGAACTGGCAGACAAAGGCACTTTGTTTCTTGACGAAATTACCGAGATGCAATTTCACCTTCAATCAAAACTTCTAAGAGTACTCCAGGAAAAGGTCGTAGACCGGGTGGGGGGAACCCAGCCTGTGGATGTAGATGTCCGGGTTATCGCCACCACCAACCGGGATACCAAGGCAGCCGTAGCGAACCAGGAGTTTAGAGAAGATCTGTTTTACCGTCTCAATACCATTCCGTTAATTATTCCTCCTTTGCGGGAGCGGCGTCGGGATATCCAGCCCTTATCCAATTTTTTTATAAAAAAATATTGCAGGATTGACACAAGGTCTGTCAAAGGATTGACAGACCAGGCGCTTTCCGTACTTCAAACCCACGACTTTCCCGGCAATGTCCGGGAACTTGAAAATGTGATCCATCGTGCTGTAATTCTTGCTGACAACGATATGATCACCCCTGCTGACCTGCTCATGGATGATGGTACGGACATTGCCATCGCCGATGATGATACAGGATTAGAATCCGCTGCAAATGAGGACTTTTCCCCAGGATCACTCAAGGATATGGAACAAAAAATGATCTTCAGGACATTGGATCAAACCGAGGGAAACCGGACGCATGCGGCAAAAATTTTAGGGATCAGTGTCAGAACCCTCCGCAACAAACTAAACGAATACAAAGAACCGCTCTGA
- a CDS encoding FliH/SctL family protein, whose product MSLSDQDEHKAESLLSQEDEFKAIDVGALDNFDEEVSLKEPNTEPDFERFKLLFDPLEVQREEGGFEAVYKVTKKLKEELFEPLIEGADVEDSSDQKDVAEPLEETEGADEPEEGPTPEEQGFAAGYEQGMAQGLEKGEADGHAKGYEAGLEQGRQEGFEQGEADGFAKGEAEGLEKGMAEGLDAGKQEIIQEMSQVLDPFRQALSTADKMLENMLAKYETQLVELVCQIAEKVVLAKLDSDDTVIKHTIMDALSQLASPEQITLSVAAEDYEYVEMIKETFFESVRSLTQITVNTDAMIPKGGCRIESAGATIATDPESKLKAVYDAIVQAKA is encoded by the coding sequence ATGTCCTTGTCTGATCAAGATGAACATAAAGCCGAATCTTTGTTGTCGCAAGAGGATGAATTCAAGGCCATTGATGTAGGCGCTCTTGACAATTTCGATGAAGAGGTGTCATTGAAGGAGCCGAACACCGAGCCAGATTTTGAGCGGTTCAAGCTTTTATTTGACCCTTTGGAAGTCCAAAGGGAGGAAGGCGGATTTGAAGCTGTTTATAAAGTGACCAAAAAGCTTAAAGAGGAGCTGTTCGAACCCTTAATTGAGGGTGCGGATGTGGAAGATTCGTCAGACCAAAAGGATGTCGCAGAACCCTTGGAAGAAACTGAAGGTGCAGATGAGCCGGAAGAAGGTCCCACACCGGAAGAACAGGGTTTTGCCGCAGGGTATGAACAGGGTATGGCCCAAGGCCTTGAAAAAGGAGAGGCTGACGGCCATGCCAAGGGCTATGAAGCAGGATTGGAACAAGGCAGGCAGGAGGGATTCGAGCAGGGAGAGGCCGACGGATTTGCCAAAGGCGAGGCTGAAGGGTTGGAAAAGGGGATGGCAGAAGGGCTGGATGCCGGGAAACAGGAAATTATCCAGGAAATGTCGCAGGTGCTTGATCCTTTTAGACAAGCATTGAGCACCGCAGACAAGATGCTGGAAAACATGCTGGCAAAATACGAAACCCAGTTGGTAGAACTGGTCTGTCAAATTGCCGAAAAAGTGGTGCTGGCCAAACTGGACTCGGATGATACCGTGATCAAGCATACAATCATGGACGCGTTGTCCCAGCTTGCCTCCCCGGAGCAAATTACCCTGAGTGTGGCTGCCGAAGACTATGAATATGTGGAGATGATTAAAGAAACCTTTTTTGAATCTGTGCGCTCCTTAACCCAGATTACGGTGAATACGGATGCCATGATTCCCAAAGGAGGGTGCCGCATTGAAAGTGCCGGTGCCACCATTGCCACTGATCCGGAATCCAAACTGAAGGCAGTTTACGACGCCATTGTCCAGGCAAAGGCTTAG
- the flgB gene encoding flagellar basal body rod protein FlgB, whose amino-acid sequence MADSRIFGHTYEMIGKSMDISTRRHNLIAGNIANMDTIGYTPSDIDFQSALKRAMTEPEPDYLDKTNGKHLPGNIDGTTERIDGMDSENVDIYHLDSVNIDTEMMNLMENNVKFRSTAEMLLRKMTILNYAIDEGGK is encoded by the coding sequence ATGGCCGATTCAAGAATTTTCGGGCACACCTATGAGATGATCGGAAAAAGTATGGACATCTCAACCCGGCGGCACAACCTGATCGCAGGCAATATCGCCAACATGGATACCATCGGGTATACACCCAGCGATATAGATTTTCAAAGTGCGCTCAAACGGGCCATGACTGAACCGGAACCGGATTACCTGGACAAAACCAATGGGAAACATCTGCCTGGAAACATTGACGGAACAACCGAGCGGATTGACGGTATGGACAGCGAGAATGTGGACATCTATCACCTGGATTCGGTGAACATTGATACGGAAATGATGAATCTGATGGAAAACAATGTAAAATTCAGATCCACTGCCGAGATGCTGCTGCGTAAAATGACCATACTCAACTATGCCATTGATGAGGGAGGAAAATAA
- the fliE gene encoding flagellar hook-basal body complex protein FliE encodes MDEINTQVPGKLSLYRESVANRAAKRSPEFMERLESAVLEVNNNQHVADDSVEAVIEGRLGIHEGMMALGKASTSLKVLAQVRNKAMSAYEEIMRMQV; translated from the coding sequence ATGGATGAAATAAACACACAAGTTCCCGGCAAACTCTCCTTGTACAGGGAATCGGTGGCGAACCGGGCTGCCAAACGAAGCCCAGAATTTATGGAACGTCTGGAATCAGCCGTCCTGGAAGTGAATAATAATCAGCATGTGGCAGATGATTCTGTTGAGGCCGTCATTGAAGGCAGGCTCGGCATCCATGAAGGCATGATGGCATTAGGCAAAGCCTCCACCTCCCTGAAAGTGCTGGCACAAGTTCGGAACAAGGCCATGAGTGCCTATGAAGAAATCATGCGTATGCAGGTATAA
- the flgC gene encoding flagellar basal body rod protein FlgC: MDLMNASKISGTALAAHRMKLNVIAENLANVDTTRSEDGGPYRRKMVVFKGDDIDSFETVVQKKIRKEQSGNIELSAIEFEDEKKPDNGTGVKVDQIVRSQEDFHLVYNPAHPDADPDTGYVKMPNVDHLTEISDMMVARRSYEASVTALSTTKNMISKALEIGK; encoded by the coding sequence ATGGATTTAATGAATGCATCCAAAATCAGCGGAACGGCCCTGGCTGCCCATCGTATGAAACTCAACGTTATTGCTGAAAACCTGGCTAACGTGGATACCACCAGAAGCGAAGACGGCGGACCTTATCGCAGAAAAATGGTGGTTTTCAAAGGTGACGATATCGACTCTTTTGAAACTGTGGTGCAGAAAAAAATTCGAAAAGAGCAGTCCGGCAACATTGAATTATCCGCCATCGAGTTTGAGGATGAAAAAAAGCCGGATAACGGCACCGGTGTCAAAGTAGATCAGATTGTCAGATCCCAGGAAGATTTTCATCTGGTGTACAATCCGGCTCACCCCGATGCAGATCCGGATACAGGGTACGTAAAAATGCCCAACGTGGATCATTTAACCGAAATCTCGGACATGATGGTGGCCCGTCGCAGTTATGAGGCAAGTGTTACAGCGCTCTCCACCACAAAAAATATGATCAGCAAAGCCCTTGAGATTGGAAAATAA
- the fliJ gene encoding flagellar export protein FliJ yields the protein MKRFQFRLQSLLKYKRHLEQVAKQEMAKAVADVLACEQRITQLQKERILATDQLDALVEQGIGAGQFNRYRQFITSIDQTIILERKKKTELEKILADKRDILKQKTIDKKSLERLREKQEREYTHAMLREEQKGLDEIASLKTAREVNNEHT from the coding sequence ATGAAAAGATTCCAGTTCAGACTGCAAAGCCTTTTAAAGTACAAACGCCACCTTGAGCAGGTCGCCAAGCAGGAAATGGCCAAGGCTGTTGCAGATGTCCTGGCCTGTGAACAGCGTATTACCCAATTGCAAAAAGAGAGAATTTTGGCGACAGACCAGCTTGATGCCCTGGTGGAACAGGGGATTGGGGCAGGCCAGTTCAACCGGTACAGACAGTTTATCACCAGCATAGACCAGACAATCATTCTTGAACGTAAGAAAAAAACAGAGCTTGAAAAAATTCTGGCTGACAAACGGGATATTCTTAAACAAAAAACCATTGACAAAAAATCACTGGAGCGTCTGCGGGAAAAACAGGAGCGGGAATATACCCATGCAATGCTCCGGGAAGAGCAGAAAGGTCTGGATGAAATTGCATCCTTAAAAACGGCCAGGGAGGTGAACAATGAACACACTTAA
- a CDS encoding FliI/YscN family ATPase — translation MNDLFEKINFSVYADAVKKVRTVTPEGRVSQVIGLIAEGDSLGLGVGGVCRIINDHGMAVMAEVVGFRQEKALFMPFGDIRGISMGSRIVPVASSPMVPVGDDMLGRVMDGMGNPIDKKGPISGSTAYYLYGKPLGPLERKMIKEPLDVGIAAINSMITLGRGQRVAIMAGSGVGKSVLMGMMTKHTNADVVVIGLIGERGREVKDFVEETLGEEGLKRAVLVAATSDSPPLTRMRGAYLATTIAEYFRDQGKDVLLMLDSITRFAMSSRDVGLAAGEPPTTRGYTPSFFVQIPILLERPGVLESGGSITGIYTVLVEGDDMNDPVGDTVRSITDGHIVLSRDLANRGHYPAIDVMASVSRVMRDVSNPDHMAMRDKAVNIMASYRNAEDMITIGAYVDGSDPDVDQARKLMPGINQLLRQQIAQKMDMQASITGLKRALGIKGAPTESKKNRA, via the coding sequence ATGAACGATCTTTTTGAAAAAATAAATTTCAGCGTTTATGCCGATGCGGTGAAAAAGGTCAGGACCGTGACACCCGAAGGCCGGGTTTCCCAGGTGATCGGCCTGATTGCCGAAGGGGACAGTTTAGGCCTTGGCGTGGGAGGTGTGTGCCGCATTATCAATGACCATGGCATGGCAGTGATGGCCGAAGTGGTAGGTTTTCGGCAGGAAAAAGCCTTGTTCATGCCCTTTGGAGATATCCGGGGCATCAGCATGGGAAGCCGGATTGTGCCGGTGGCATCTTCCCCCATGGTGCCGGTGGGTGATGACATGCTTGGGCGGGTCATGGACGGCATGGGCAACCCCATTGACAAGAAGGGGCCCATTTCAGGATCAACCGCCTATTATCTCTATGGAAAGCCTTTGGGGCCCCTGGAACGTAAGATGATCAAAGAGCCACTGGATGTGGGCATCGCGGCCATAAATTCCATGATTACCCTGGGCCGGGGGCAGCGTGTGGCTATCATGGCCGGTTCAGGGGTGGGCAAAAGTGTGCTCATGGGCATGATGACCAAACACACCAATGCGGATGTGGTGGTGATCGGGCTCATTGGGGAACGGGGACGTGAGGTCAAAGATTTTGTAGAGGAGACCCTGGGCGAAGAGGGGCTCAAGCGGGCAGTCCTTGTGGCGGCCACATCGGATTCCCCGCCGTTGACCCGTATGCGGGGAGCGTATCTGGCCACTACCATTGCCGAATACTTCAGGGACCAGGGTAAAGATGTGCTGCTCATGCTGGATTCCATTACCCGGTTTGCCATGTCTTCCCGGGATGTGGGATTGGCGGCCGGTGAACCACCGACCACCAGGGGATATACCCCCTCATTTTTTGTGCAGATTCCCATTCTTTTAGAGCGGCCCGGCGTCCTTGAAAGCGGCGGGTCAATCACCGGCATCTACACGGTTCTGGTGGAAGGTGACGACATGAATGATCCGGTGGGCGATACGGTTCGATCTATAACGGACGGACATATAGTCCTGTCCAGGGATCTTGCCAATCGCGGACACTACCCGGCCATTGATGTCATGGCCAGTGTTTCCAGGGTCATGCGGGATGTCAGTAACCCCGATCACATGGCCATGCGGGACAAGGCCGTCAATATCATGGCGTCATATCGAAATGCCGAGGACATGATCACCATCGGTGCGTATGTGGACGGGTCAGATCCTGATGTGGACCAGGCCAGAAAGCTGATGCCCGGCATCAACCAGCTGCTGCGCCAGCAAATTGCCCAAAAAATGGATATGCAGGCCAGCATCACCGGCCTGAAAAGAGCGCTGGGAATCAAGGGCGCGCCGACTGAATCCAAAAAGAACCGGGCCTAA